Proteins encoded within one genomic window of Humulus lupulus chromosome 1, drHumLupu1.1, whole genome shotgun sequence:
- the LOC133819465 gene encoding uncharacterized protein LOC133819465 — protein sequence MEDVVKINCDAGLDHVAKKAGVGAVFRDFHGMVLASSTWSWDHLLDPTIAEALAVYHSILLCSRLGYHTVVIESDCANVVRAINSHKIEHSYLGYIIRDILAYCNSFHSISFTFCPRMANSVAHSLAKFALSLSNDFVWWPGYPECINVVIQDDIT from the coding sequence ATGGAGGATGTTGTCAAAATTAATTGTGATGCTGGTCTTGACCATGTTGCGAAGAAGGCTGGTGTTGGGGCGGTTTTCCGTGACTTTCATGGCATGGTCCTTGCCTCTAGTACGTGGTCATGGGATCATTTATTGGACCCTACTATTGCTGAAGCCTTGGCGGTTTATCACAGTATTTTGTTGTGCTCAAGACTTGGGTATCATACGGTGGTCATTGAATCTGATTGTGCCAATGTGGTCCGTGCTATTAACAGTCACAAGATCGAGCATTCTTATCTAGGATATATTATTAGGGATATTCTTGCTTATTGTAATTCCTTTCATAGTATCTCCTTTACTTTTTGTCCTAGGATGGCCAATAGTGTTGCTCACTCTTTGGCTAAGTTTGCTTTATCTCTTTCTAATGATTTTGTTTGGTGGCCTGGATACCCCGAGTGTATCAATGTTGTAATTCAGGATGACATTACTTGA
- the LOC133796820 gene encoding uncharacterized protein LOC133796820 isoform X2 — MGSRVNIIVSYNGVWEQKGEKWNFKAGSNTIIHVPIDVGYIELLEKLYSKLKVDRSLFDLKLEVPFTCNDFSVDPIEITDDEGVSALILENSKSLKHRVPLCVSSIAKNIALIDPSPRASVNMENHNQSCTAIPQTATGPSV; from the exons atgg gttccagagttaatataattgtttcttacaacggtgtttgggaacagaaaggagaaaaatggaatttcaaagctggttcgaacactataatacatgtaccaattgatgttggttacatagaattattggagaagttgtattcaaagttgaaagtggataggtcattgtttgacttaaagttggaagtgccgtttacatgcaatgattttagtgtagatcccattgaaatcacagatgatgaaggagttagtgctcttattcttgaaaattcaaagtccttaaaacatcgggttcctttatgcgttagttcgattgcaaagaacattgctcttattgatccatctcctagagcgagTGTTAATATGGAAAATCATAATCAATCATGCACGGCTATTCCACAAACAGCTACTGGGCCAAGTGTATGA
- the LOC133796820 gene encoding uncharacterized protein LOC133796820 isoform X1 — MENNIREDIKNDYGIDLSYGKAWRCREKALSYVRGTLEASYQKLPSYLFMLQQKNPGMLTDFVTEEDRFKYCFFSLGVSRRGFRTCRPVLCVDGTFLKTKYGGQMLCAVALDANNHLYPVAFGIVDSENHDSWKYFMSKLKEAIGEVEDLAFLSDRHASITHALETIFPDAYHGVCYHHISMNVVAKFKTDHCHVLMYNAAYAFRKFEFHANFEKIKSKDLAIAQYLEGMGFDKWSRAYFPGNRYVIVNCILIYEIF, encoded by the coding sequence atggaaaacaacataagagaggacattaagaatgattatggcattgatttgtcatatggaaaagcttggagatgccgagagaaggctctttcttatgtcagagggacactggAAGCATCCTATCAGAAGTTACCATCGTACCTGTTCATGCTTCAACAGAAAAATCCCGGGATGTTGACAGATTTTGTCACTGAGGAAGATCGATTCAAATATTGCTTTTTCTCACTCGGAGTTAGTAGAAGAGGGTTTCGTACATGTCGTCCTGTGTTATGTGTGGACGGTACCTTTTTAAAGACAAAATACGGTGGACAGATGTTATGTGCAGTCGCGCTGGATGCAAATAACCATCTATATCCAGTTGCATTTGGTATTGTGGATAGTGAGAATCatgattcttggaagtatttcatgtcaaAGCTAAAAGAAGCGATTGGGGAAGTCGAGGACCTGGCGTTTTTATCTGACAGGCATGCAAGTATTACACATGCCTTGGAAACTATTTTCCCCGATGCCTATCACGGTGTttgctaccaccacattagtatgaatgtggttgctaaattcaagactgaTCATTGTCATGTGTTGATGTATAATGCGGCATATGCTTTTAGGAAATTCGAGTTCCACGCTAACTtcgaaaaaatcaaatcaaaagaccTAGCCATTGCTCAATACCTAGAAGGAATGGGTTTTGATAAGTGGTcccgtgcttactttcctggaaATAGATATGTCATTGTCaattgtattttaatttatgaaatcttCTAA
- the LOC133819475 gene encoding uncharacterized protein LOC133819475, whose amino-acid sequence MTSNYAESFNNKTRDARSFPITTFVEFIRFTLQSWFCNRRETSEKTTTTLAPTYEKNLVDMAEKAQFLIPYAIGRHEFHVLDGELNGEVDLLNKTCTCGVFQIIGIPCAHALFGSLKRGVNFYSLCSDYYKIETWRSSYTESIHPTGNEEEWIVPHDIMTITVRTPAQKNPVGRPKKKQGRPKTKRHPSNGDKLVVPRKCSTCGGLGHNRATCKVRV is encoded by the coding sequence atgacaagcaattacgctgaaagtttcaacaataagACCCGGGACGCTAGGAGCTTTCCGATAACTACATTCGTCGAATTTATTCGCTTCACACTACAGTCCTGGTTCTGTAATAGGAGAGAAACTAGCGAGAAGACAACTACCACTCTTGCACCGACCTATGAGAAAAATTTGGTGGATATGGCTGAGAAAGCTCAATTCTTGATTCCTTATGCAATAGGGAGGCATGAGTTCCATGTGTTAGATGGTGAGCTGAATGGTGAAGTCGACCTCCTGAATAAGACATGCACATGCGGTGTGTTTCAGATTATTGGTATCCCATGTGCTCATGCACTATTTGGATCCCTTAAGCGAGGGGTGAACTTTTATTCGTTGTGTTCAGATTACTATAAAATTGAGACATGGAGGTCCTCTTACACAGAATCTATACATCCTACTGGTAACGAGGAAGAGTGGATTGTTCCACATGACATTATGACAATAACAGTGAGAACACCTGCGCAGAAAAACCCGgttggtcgtccaaagaagaaacaaggtaggcCTAAGACGAAACGCCATCCTTCCAATGGAGATAAATTGGTTGTTCCACGCAAGTGCAGCACTTGTGGAGGTCTAGGCCATAATAGGGCAACTTGTAAAGTTCGTGTTTGA
- the LOC133796834 gene encoding uncharacterized protein LOC133796834: MLQNMIQPAPEDGRPYDPEAEAVAVAEIAVEAGIFVEDAPTESAPDTSTEPTSAPAPGAYEEVLGEIARLSGAVDDVKATLSIVLKNQEVILEKLATLGGIPTPAPTPSHTHAPTPTDDVEYDILPSCYEPSVGEATPSQPVQTVLGTTNP; the protein is encoded by the coding sequence ATGCTGCAGAATATGATCCAGCCTGCACCAGAGGATGGAAGACCTTACGATCCTGAGGCAGAGGCTGTTGCGGTGGCTGAGATAGCCGTTGAGGCTGGCATATTTGTGGAGGATGCCCCGACAGAGTCTGCTCCAGATACTAGTACAGAACCTACTTCTGCTCCTGCTCCTGGGGCTTATGAGGAGGTGTTGGGTGAGATAGCCAGACTATCAGGTGCAGTGGACGATGTTAAGGCCACTCTAAGTATCGTCCTTAAAAATCAAGAAGTCATATTAGAGAAGCTGGCAACACTAGGTGGTATACCTACTCCTGCACCTACTCCTTCACATACTCATGCACCCACTCCAACAGATGATGTAGAGTACGACATTCTCCCCTCATGTTACGAGCCTTCTGTTGGAGAAGCCACACCTTCTCAGCCAGTGCAGACGGTCTTAGGTACGACTAATCCATga
- the LOC133796843 gene encoding uncharacterized protein LOC133796843, whose protein sequence is MPPKRIPPLEIPMEDHYVGRMTYRGSGRLTKLKKRFEEHGLLGRVNESVFGPFFTAPPFSFFGALVHTLLLRKVKSPRGDEVHFLMGPNLCKFGVHEFAIITGLSCSCPPLAVDIEPHITSSRLVDTYFSVEPEKDIRFSILERAFSMCDVPDDLYKLGLFTLWRGYYWALRTTMLFGEIHCRWSRI, encoded by the coding sequence ATGCCACCCAAACGTATCCCACCACTTGAGATCCCTATGGAGGATCATTATGTCGGTCGTATGACCTATAGGGGTTCCGGGAGGttaacaaaattgaagaaaagatTTGAGGAGCATGGATTGTTGGGGAGGGTGAATGAGTCTGTTTTTGGACCATTCTTCACAGCCCCTCCCTTTTCGTTCTTTGGGGCATTGGTTCACACACTACTTTTGCGGAAGGTCAAGTCTCCGCGTGGCGATGAGGTGCACTTCTTGATGGGCCCAAACTTATGTAAGTTTGGGGTGCACGAGTTTGCCATTATCACCGGCCTGAGCTGCTCCTGTCCACCACTTGCCGTTGACATTGAACCTCACATTACTTCCTCCCGCCTAGTTGATACATATTTCAGTGTGGAACCCGAAAAAGACATTCGGTTCAGTATCTTGGAACGAGCTTTTAGTATGTGCGATGTACCTGATGATTTGTACAAGCTCGGTTTGTTTACTTTGTGGAGGGGATACTATTGGGCGCTGAGAACGACAATGCTATTTGGCGAGATTCATTGTCGATGGTCGAGGATTTAG